The Fimbriimonadaceae bacterium nucleotide sequence ACCTCGTGCCGATGCGGGAGCCGGACATGACCGCCTACGAACTCATGCTGAGCGAGAGCCAGGAGCGCATGCTTTGCGTCGCTTATAAGGGGCGGGAGCACGATGTGGTCGAGGTCTTCCAGAAGTGGGGGCTGAACGCGGTCGTGATCGGCACCGTCACCGAGGGCGACGCCGTCCGGGTCTACCGGAACGGCCGGCTGGAGGCTTCCGCGCCTGCGGCCGCCTTCACGGACGGGTGCCCGGCGCGGAGCCTCTCGGGGAGCGCGCCAGAGTGGTTCGAGCAAGCGAAGGCCTTCGACGCCGGCGCGCTGCCGGACGTCGACCTGACCGTTTCACTCAAGCGCCTGCTCTCCTCGCAGACCGTCGCGAGCAAGCGCTGGGTTTTCCAGCAGTACGACCAAGAGGTCCAGACGCAGACGAAGACCGGTCCCGGCAGGGGTGATGCGGCTGTCCTCGCCTTGCGGGGCACCAAGCGCGGGATCGCGGTGACAATCGACGGCAATAGCCGCTGGGTGGCCCTAGACCCCTATGTCGGCGGCCTCCTCGCGGTCTGTGAAGCGGCGCGCAACGTCGCCTGTGTCGGGGCGAGGCCGGTCGGTGTTACCGACGGCTTGAACTACGGCGACCCCGGAGACCCCGAAGTGTTCTGGCAGCTTGACGAATCGGTGCGAGGGATCGCGGAGGCGTGCGAGGCTTTCGCCACACCGGTCGTGAGCGGCAACGTCAGCCTCTACAACAAGAGCGACCTCGGCGCGATCCCGCCCACGCCGATGATCGGCATGCTCGGGCTCCTGGAGGACGTGGACCACTCGGTCAGGATGGGCATCCGTCCGGGGTCCCGAGTCGGGTTGCTCTGGTACCCGGTGCCGCTCGGGCCCGGCCAAGGGCTGGGGGCGAGCCTCTTCCTCAGCGTGTGCCACGGATTGGCGATGGGGGTGCCGGTCCCCCCAGACATCGCGATGGAGAGGCAGCTCTGCGACGTCTGCGCCCGGCTAGCTGAGGAGAAGGCGGTCAGTTCGCTGCACGACGTCTCCGACGGCGGGCTGCTGGTGGCCTTAGTGGAATCAGCCCTGGCGGGCGGTTCCGGGCTAGACTTGCAGATACCGAGCGCTTTCCTAGAAAGTCGAAGGTTGGAGTCCACGTTTTTCGGCGAAGTCCCGGGCCTGATCGTCCTATCCGCCGGCCCCGAAAACGTGGAAAAGATCGAAGCGGCGGTGCCGCAAGGACTCAACCTCGCCTGGATTGGAAACGCGGTCGAGCCAGAAGCCGGGTTGGCGTTTAACCTTGAGAACGGCTTACGAGTGGAACTTTCCTATGGTGAAGCCCGTGGCCTTTATGAGGACAGCCTGTCACGGATCATGGACGATCAAGGATAGTCTAACATTGGTAGGTTCCTTACACCAGGCCGCTGTGATGTTCGTAGGAACCTGCCAATAAACATACGAGGAGCCCGTTTGGCTTCAGAGTTATCGATGAGAAGTGCGTTTATCGTCGCCAGTTGTCTGGCAGCCCTGCTTGCGCCCACATCTGGAATGGGACAATCGTCCCCGCAGAAGCAAGAGGTCAAGCCGCCCCGGGCATACCTAAAGAAGCTCCACGACGCGGTCACCCTCTTCACCGAGAAGGAAGACGCCGAAGGCTCTATCCAGGCCCTGAAGCCGCTCGCCCAGCAGCAGCCGGACTTCTTCGAAGTCCACGCCTGGCTCGGCTATGTCCAGCTCCGGAGCGGACGGACGGCGGAAAGCGTACCGTCGCTCGAACGGGCCAGGGCTATCCGGCCTGGGAACGAGGACACCCTCGTGAACCTCGCGGTCGCGTACACCGCCCTCAACCGCAGCGACAACGTCATCAGCATCTACCGTGACCTCGTCGAACTTCAGCCCGCGAACCCGAACTACCAGGCGAACCTGGGCGCCGCCCTGCTCGCCGACAACCGCCCGCAAGAGGCGCTTGTCCACCTGGAGCGCGCCCACGAAGCCGTCCCGGACGACCCCACGATCTTGGCGAACCTGGCCAGGGCCAGCGTCCAAGCCGGCAACGGCGATAAGGCGGAGGCCTATTTCAGGCGCGTCCTGTCCCTGGAGACCGATCGGGAGACCCGGGCCACAGCCCTGGCTTGGCTCGGCTATTACTCCCTCCAGGACGAGAACTACGCGGAAGCGGTGACCTCTCTGGAAGAGGCGGCGTCGCTGCGCGAGAACGACCTTGAGATCCTGAACAACCTCGCCCACGCTTACGCCCGGTCGAATCCCCCGCGTCGCGCCGAGGCCGCCCGCCTCTATAAGAGGATGTCCGAGCTGGATTCGGACCAGTTCACGCCTTGGTACAACCTCTCCGTCCTTTCCATCGAATCCGGTGACGCCGACGAGGCCGTTCGCGCAGGCGAAGAGGCCCTCAGGCGAAAGCCGGGCGACGCCCACACCCTCAACAATCTGGCGAAGGCCTACTCGATGAAGGGCGACGATCGCAAGGCGGCCGATGCCTACGGCAAGGCTGCCGACGCCGAGCCTTCGAACGCCGTGTTCCAGCGCAATGCCGGTGCGGCCTACGCCGCGATCGGGGACGTTGACCGAGCCTCCAAGTACATCGAGCGGTCGATGTCGATGGGCGAGAGCGACCCGACCCAACGCCAGGCCCTCGCCAGCGTGCGCTTGCGCCAAGGGCGATATGACGAGGCCATCCGCCTTCTTGAAGGCATGGAGGGCCAAGTCGGGAACGATCCGAAGGACCAGTCCACCTATTGGTACAACCTGGGCTACGCCCGCCAGCAGACCAACGACCTGCCCGGCGCACGCACCGCCTATGAAAAGGCGCTCGCCCTGACGCCGGACGACCAGGCCGTCCTGCGCAACCTCTCCAGCGTCTATATGGCGCAGAACGACTACGACGCCACCCTGCCGGTCTTCCTGAAGCTGAGCCAGATCGACCAGAACGACATGGAGGCGAAGCTCAACCTCGCCGCCGTCATGTACCGTTCGGGCCGCACCGCCGAGGCGGTGGAGTTCTGGAAGCAGTTCATCCGCGCCAACCCCGGCCGGAGCGACGTCCGCCTGAACCTGGCGAACGCCCTTTGGGACCTGCAGGACTTCGACGGCGCACGGTTCCACTGGCGCACGGTGCTGAAGCAGGACCCGAACAACGCCGAGGCGAACAACGGGGTCGGGCTCTACCAGCTCCGAGCTTCCGAGAATAAAGCTGCGGAACAGTCCTTCCGGACGGCGATTTCGGCACGACCGGACTTCATGCCACCGTATAATAACCTGGCAGTGACTTTGGAGCGTCAGAACCGCCGGAAGGAAGCGATCCAGGCCTTGGAAAAGGCCCTCTCCATCAATCCCGGCTTTGACGCGGCTCGACGCAACCTCGACCGCATGAAAAAAGCCGAGAGCGGCGGGTGACGTTCCACCTCCTGGTCAACCTCTTCCGCCCGGACGCCAGCCGGGCGGCGAGGACGACGGTGAGGTGGCTCAAAGAACGGGGCCACACCGTGGCCACAGACCGTGAAGCGGCGGCAGTCCTGGAAGTCGAAGGGCTGCCGCCGGAACGTCTGGCCGAAGCAGACCTCGTCATCAGCTTCGGCGGAGACGGGACCCTCATCCGGGCCGCGCACGTCTGCGCCGCCCGGGGGACGCCGATCCTGGGCGTTTATTACGGACGCTTCGGCTTCGTGACCCAGGTCAAGCCTGACGAGGTCGGGGCGGCGCTCAGCCAATTTATCGACGGCGTCTGCCGAATCCAGGAGCGCATGATGCTCCAGACCGATTTGCTACGGGGCGATAAGGTCGTCGCCTCGCTCCACTGCCTGAACGAATCCGTGCTGCAAAGGGCCGCGACCGCACGGATGCTGACCTTTGAGGTGAAAGTGGACGGTCGCCGCCTGAGCCGCTATCCGGCGGACGGCATCATGGTCTCGACTCCGACCGGCTCCACCGCGTATGCGCTCTCGGCGGGCGGGCCTGTCGTTGACCCCTCCCTTTACGCCATGCTGATCACGGCGATCATGCCGCACACCCTTTCGGCCCGGCCGCTCGTGCTCCATCCCGATTGCCAGGTCGAAATCGGTGCGGAAACGCGCGGCGACAGCGTCCTTTCTTGTGACGGGCAGAGTCGGTTGCACCTCTTGAGCGGCGACCGGGTGCGGATCACGCGCTCGCCGCGGGCCACCCGCCTCATCACCTTCGACGAGCATGACTTCCTTGAGAAACTCTCCGAACGCCTCCACTGGAGCCATGGCGACCTGTCGCGCGAATAGATGAGCGTCCTCGAAGTCAAAGACGCCTGTGTGGAGTTCCACACCGCGGGCAGGGTCGTGCTTGCGGTGGACCGGGTTTCGCTCTCCGTCGATGCGGGCGAGACGCTTGCCGTCGTCGGAGAATCCGGCTGTGGCAAGACGACGCTCGCCCGGGCCGTCCTCGGCCTGCAACCCCTTGTGCGAGGCGAGATCCGCGTCCAAGGCGAGCCCGTCCGCGGCGTCACCCGTCGCCAGGCCGAGCGGGTCGGCATGGTCTGGCAAGACCCCTTTGCAAGCCTTGACCCGAGGTGGCGCATCCAGGCCGCGATCGCCGAGCCTTTCCGACTTTCCGGCCGGCCCCCAAAGGTGGAGGAAGTGATGGAAGAGGTGGGGCTGGACACCGCGCTTGTATCTCGATTTCCCCACGAGCTCAGCGGAGGCCAGCGCCAGCGCGTCGCCATCGCCCGGGCCCTCGCCCTCAAGCCGCCCCTTGTCATCTGCGACGAACCGACCGCCGCTTTAGACCTCAGCATGCAGGCGCAGATTTTGAACCTGCTGCGCGACCTGCAACGCACGCTCAATTGCGCGTTCCTCTATATCTCGCACGACCTTTCCACCGTGCGCTTCCTGGCGGACCGCGTCGCTGTCATGTACATGGGCCAGATCGTCGAGAGCGGGCCGATCGAAGACGTCTTCGACCGCCCCGCCCACCCTTACACGGCCGCGCTGCTCGCCTCATCACCGACGCTTGAGACGCTTGGCAAGCTGCCCGCGGAAGTCGCTGGAGAGGTCCCGGATCCGCGCCAACTTGGTGCCGGGTGCCGGTTCGCCGGTCGGTGTCCGCGGGTCCTAGACTCGTGCCGCAGCGCTGGGCCTGAACGGCAACAGTGGACTACTCGTCTCGTCCTTTGTAACAACCCTATCCCGCAAAGCCAAACGACCAGTAGCGTTGCCGGGCCGGGGGTAAGTTAGGAGCTACCGAAGCTTTGCGAACTGCAATGCCCCCTGATCCGGTCGAATCATCACAACTTTACTCGCGCGAAATGCGTGAGTTGGAGCAAGACGTCTTGCAAATGGCCAGCCGCGCTGAAGCCATGGTCACCAAGGCGATCGCTTCCTTACAGTCCCTCGAAACCAGCGCCGCCTATGAGGTGATGGACGACGATGACGAACTGGACGTCCAGGAACTCTACGTCGAGCAGCGCTGCCTGAAGCTTCTTTCGGACCATCAATCCGACGAGAGCGAGCTCCGCGAGATCGGCACCGTGATCCGGCTTATCACCGACCTCGAGCGGATCGGGGACCTGGCCGTCGACGTCGCGAAGATTACTTTGAAAGTGGAGAAGGAACTTGGAGCGACGGACTATGTCGACATCCCCATGATGGCCAACGTCGCATGCAAAATGCTCCGTATGGCGATCCAGATGTTCGTCAAGAAGTCCGACGCGGACCTCGAAGAAGTCAGCTGCCTGGAGGAGCAGGTCGATTCGCTCTATCGCGATATTCGTGGCCAGATCTTCGCCTACATGATCCAGAACCCGGACAAAGTCGTGCCGGCGGGCTGGATGCTTTATGCGATCCATCACGTCGAGCGCATCGCGGACCACTCGCTCAACATCGCGGAGCGCGTCTCGTTCATGGTGACGGGCAAGCCCGCCGCCCACCCACGGGGGATCCGGTAGCGTGCCCCTCGTCTTGGTCGCGTTGCTCAGCATCCTCTCTCAGGAGGCGCCGCCCCAAGTCGTGAAGGTCACCGTGCGGGACGAGGTCGTCGGAACGGGGGAGGTCGCGGAACGGGGCACGGTGGCCACATGTGAGCTCGCCGTGTGGGTGGACGACCGCCTGAAGGTGGACACCGCCACAAGGCGCATGCCGTACCGGTTCAAAGTCTCGACCGAAGAGCGCGGGAATTGGCGCGGCCGGGTCGCCGGGCTGCGGGTGGGAGGTGTGCGCACCATCACCGTGCCAAAGGAACTTTTCGGCGAGGAAAAAATCAGCGTTTTTCAGGAGCCGGGCGCCGTCCGCATCCGGGTCGAACTGTTGGCTGTGACAAAATAGGCCCGCACCGTGAAGGCAGAGCTGGTCGAACTTTACAGGTTTCGGGAATTGCTCGCCGCTATGGTCGAGCGCGAACTGAAAATCCGCTACAAGAACAGCTTCTTAGGGTTCTTCTGGTCGCTCGTCAATCCTCTCGTGACCGTCATGGTCATGTGGTTGGTCTTCAAACTTTTCTTGCGCAATGGGACCGAGAACTATAGCGCCTACGTCCTGAGCGCTTACATCCCGTTCATGTTCGTCAACCTGGCGATCCTTGACTCGGCACAATCAATTATCGCGGCGCTTCCCGTCGTGAAAAAGGTCTATTTTCCGCGAGAGATCCTTCCACTTGCCAGCGTGATCGCAAACTTCATACACTTCATTCTCGCGATGACCGTCTTCTTCGGCTTTTTGCTCGCGGTTTGGGCGAGCACGGGTTTCACAACGACCCCCTTCACCTGGCGCATCACGTTCTTGCCGGTCTTGATGCTCGTGAGCCTGAGCCTGGCCACAGGCGTCGCGTTGATCGTCTCCGCACTTAACGTCTATTACGAAGACGTAAAGTATGTGATGAGCGTCTTCCTTTATCTGGCGTTCTTTTTGACGCCCATCATGTACTTCAGCGAGAACGTTTGGTACGCGCTCAGAGACAAGGGCTCGTTCGGACAATTCGCCTTCGTGCTCTTCCACTTGAACCCGGTGGCGATGCTAGCAACGGCTTACAAGAAGACGCTCGTGCCGCCCGGCCCGATCGACGTC carries:
- the purL gene encoding phosphoribosylformylglycinamidine synthase subunit PurL codes for the protein MPTISPDTYRSMGLTTEEYETILRLLGREPTQTELGMFSVQWSEHCSYKSSRSVLSRFKRYREAIEGDGLENAGVIDVGDGLGIVMKVESHNHPSAVEPYQGAATGVGGIIRDILTMGARPIASLNSLRFGPIREGMTDDPTVARNRYLFERVVAGIGGYGNCVGVPTVGGEVDFHPGYSGNPLVNAMSVGVVRLDAVTTAAAGGVGNPVLYLGSATGRDGIHGASFASENLGEDSEAKRPNVQIGDPFAEKLLIEATLEALATGAVQSIQDMGAAGLTCSTTEMSSKGQVGMEIDLDLVPMREPDMTAYELMLSESQERMLCVAYKGREHDVVEVFQKWGLNAVVIGTVTEGDAVRVYRNGRLEASAPAAAFTDGCPARSLSGSAPEWFEQAKAFDAGALPDVDLTVSLKRLLSSQTVASKRWVFQQYDQEVQTQTKTGPGRGDAAVLALRGTKRGIAVTIDGNSRWVALDPYVGGLLAVCEAARNVACVGARPVGVTDGLNYGDPGDPEVFWQLDESVRGIAEACEAFATPVVSGNVSLYNKSDLGAIPPTPMIGMLGLLEDVDHSVRMGIRPGSRVGLLWYPVPLGPGQGLGASLFLSVCHGLAMGVPVPPDIAMERQLCDVCARLAEEKAVSSLHDVSDGGLLVALVESALAGGSGLDLQIPSAFLESRRLESTFFGEVPGLIVLSAGPENVEKIEAAVPQGLNLAWIGNAVEPEAGLAFNLENGLRVELSYGEARGLYEDSLSRIMDDQG
- a CDS encoding tetratricopeptide repeat protein, which encodes MRSAFIVASCLAALLAPTSGMGQSSPQKQEVKPPRAYLKKLHDAVTLFTEKEDAEGSIQALKPLAQQQPDFFEVHAWLGYVQLRSGRTAESVPSLERARAIRPGNEDTLVNLAVAYTALNRSDNVISIYRDLVELQPANPNYQANLGAALLADNRPQEALVHLERAHEAVPDDPTILANLARASVQAGNGDKAEAYFRRVLSLETDRETRATALAWLGYYSLQDENYAEAVTSLEEAASLRENDLEILNNLAHAYARSNPPRRAEAARLYKRMSELDSDQFTPWYNLSVLSIESGDADEAVRAGEEALRRKPGDAHTLNNLAKAYSMKGDDRKAADAYGKAADAEPSNAVFQRNAGAAYAAIGDVDRASKYIERSMSMGESDPTQRQALASVRLRQGRYDEAIRLLEGMEGQVGNDPKDQSTYWYNLGYARQQTNDLPGARTAYEKALALTPDDQAVLRNLSSVYMAQNDYDATLPVFLKLSQIDQNDMEAKLNLAAVMYRSGRTAEAVEFWKQFIRANPGRSDVRLNLANALWDLQDFDGARFHWRTVLKQDPNNAEANNGVGLYQLRASENKAAEQSFRTAISARPDFMPPYNNLAVTLERQNRRKEAIQALEKALSINPGFDAARRNLDRMKKAESGG
- a CDS encoding NAD(+)/NADH kinase, producing the protein MTFHLLVNLFRPDASRAARTTVRWLKERGHTVATDREAAAVLEVEGLPPERLAEADLVISFGGDGTLIRAAHVCAARGTPILGVYYGRFGFVTQVKPDEVGAALSQFIDGVCRIQERMMLQTDLLRGDKVVASLHCLNESVLQRAATARMLTFEVKVDGRRLSRYPADGIMVSTPTGSTAYALSAGGPVVDPSLYAMLITAIMPHTLSARPLVLHPDCQVEIGAETRGDSVLSCDGQSRLHLLSGDRVRITRSPRATRLITFDEHDFLEKLSERLHWSHGDLSRE
- a CDS encoding ABC transporter ATP-binding protein, yielding MSVLEVKDACVEFHTAGRVVLAVDRVSLSVDAGETLAVVGESGCGKTTLARAVLGLQPLVRGEIRVQGEPVRGVTRRQAERVGMVWQDPFASLDPRWRIQAAIAEPFRLSGRPPKVEEVMEEVGLDTALVSRFPHELSGGQRQRVAIARALALKPPLVICDEPTAALDLSMQAQILNLLRDLQRTLNCAFLYISHDLSTVRFLADRVAVMYMGQIVESGPIEDVFDRPAHPYTAALLASSPTLETLGKLPAEVAGEVPDPRQLGAGCRFAGRCPRVLDSCRSAGPERQQWTTRLVLCNNPIPQSQTTSSVAGPGVS
- the phoU gene encoding phosphate signaling complex protein PhoU, with the translated sequence MRELEQDVLQMASRAEAMVTKAIASLQSLETSAAYEVMDDDDELDVQELYVEQRCLKLLSDHQSDESELREIGTVIRLITDLERIGDLAVDVAKITLKVEKELGATDYVDIPMMANVACKMLRMAIQMFVKKSDADLEEVSCLEEQVDSLYRDIRGQIFAYMIQNPDKVVPAGWMLYAIHHVERIADHSLNIAERVSFMVTGKPAAHPRGIR
- a CDS encoding FKBP-type peptidyl-prolyl cis-trans isomerase; translated protein: MPLVLVALLSILSQEAPPQVVKVTVRDEVVGTGEVAERGTVATCELAVWVDDRLKVDTATRRMPYRFKVSTEERGNWRGRVAGLRVGGVRTITVPKELFGEEKISVFQEPGAVRIRVELLAVTK
- a CDS encoding ABC transporter permease, whose translation is MKAELVELYRFRELLAAMVERELKIRYKNSFLGFFWSLVNPLVTVMVMWLVFKLFLRNGTENYSAYVLSAYIPFMFVNLAILDSAQSIIAALPVVKKVYFPREILPLASVIANFIHFILAMTVFFGFLLAVWASTGFTTTPFTWRITFLPVLMLVSLSLATGVALIVSALNVYYEDVKYVMSVFLYLAFFLTPIMYFSENVWYALRDKGSFGQFAFVLFHLNPVAMLATAYKKTLVPPGPIDVGGAEGTVAALQFDWALFSVTCVVSVVCLVGGYALFNRLKWGFVERP